The following proteins come from a genomic window of Acidicapsa acidisoli:
- a CDS encoding fibronectin type III domain-containing protein: MNKALLALSITILSGSLLAQESPTTPRAERVQISEGPEVPLVGGYLTVIRWTVNNPGGVPVHYGVVHYGRDPKSLSQTAKNPIRLNPYHSSTVFRVNLYDLPPKTTFFYTVESMDSSGKSDEVTSPIKTFTTK, translated from the coding sequence ATGAATAAAGCTCTTCTGGCATTGTCGATCACGATCTTGAGCGGCAGTCTGCTTGCTCAAGAAAGTCCAACCACTCCAAGAGCCGAGCGGGTACAGATCAGCGAGGGGCCAGAAGTCCCGTTGGTGGGTGGCTATTTGACGGTTATCCGATGGACGGTAAACAATCCCGGTGGCGTGCCCGTGCACTACGGGGTTGTGCACTATGGTAGGGATCCAAAAAGTTTGAGCCAAACCGCCAAGAATCCGATCAGGTTAAACCCTTACCATTCATCGACCGTGTTCCGTGTGAACCTGTACGACCTCCCGCCGAAGACGACCTTCTTCTACACCGTGGAATCAATGGATTCCAGTGGCAAGAGCGACGAAGTTACCAGTCCGATAAAAACCTTCACTACAAAATAG